A DNA window from Mariprofundus aestuarium contains the following coding sequences:
- a CDS encoding TniQ family protein, with protein sequence MAVHLAPLPDELLSSWVHRTCHANATSLYSLLWHHGLKCHAQVDLDQCKNRKLLLWLARELKHPEGVRGVRDMSLLPVLEIEKGFPHRSWIRGIDRRAFKWRAFRYCPVCLSEDERPYFRQHWRLDWYEVCHHHQMQMFNACPFCGHPLILHRVRWHRPHLAHCYSCYADLRNTPNMAAILDLSSMKAIEGLILIINHHDKKTYAAVHFVEAFLDQWIRLEGIDSFAAEMDKFGYTLNDDAYKRLPLLMRAVTAYRLWHEKRKLLKSLSTANQNYFNLAVRSFGCPKPMEPFFKALHHPIEINKGIILCAIQEIEATGREATVKRISKKLGCSPGRIDDWLS encoded by the coding sequence TTGGCTGTTCATCTTGCACCGTTACCAGACGAACTGTTGAGCTCTTGGGTGCATCGCACATGTCATGCCAATGCCACTTCACTGTACTCTTTGCTGTGGCATCATGGTTTAAAGTGCCATGCACAAGTCGACTTGGATCAATGTAAAAACAGAAAACTTTTACTTTGGCTGGCCAGAGAATTAAAGCATCCAGAAGGGGTTCGTGGGGTTCGTGATATGAGTCTCCTACCCGTTTTAGAAATAGAAAAAGGATTTCCGCACCGGAGTTGGATTCGTGGTATCGACAGGCGGGCTTTTAAATGGAGAGCTTTTCGATACTGCCCTGTATGTTTATCGGAAGATGAACGCCCCTATTTTCGCCAGCATTGGCGATTGGATTGGTACGAAGTTTGCCACCATCATCAAATGCAAATGTTCAATGCGTGTCCTTTTTGTGGACATCCGCTGATTTTGCACCGTGTGCGATGGCACAGACCACATCTTGCTCATTGCTACTCATGTTATGCTGATTTGAGAAACACACCGAACATGGCCGCCATACTTGATCTAAGCTCGATGAAAGCTATAGAGGGTCTAATTCTGATAATTAATCATCACGATAAAAAAACGTATGCGGCGGTTCATTTTGTTGAAGCATTTCTTGACCAGTGGATTCGCCTAGAAGGTATAGATTCATTTGCGGCAGAAATGGATAAATTTGGATATACATTAAATGATGACGCCTACAAACGGCTTCCTTTGCTCATGAGAGCAGTTACTGCGTATCGCTTATGGCATGAAAAACGAAAGTTGCTAAAGAGCTTGTCCACTGCAAATCAAAATTATTTTAATCTTGCCGTTCGAAGTTTCGGATGTCCCAAGCCAATGGAGCCTTTTTTTAAGGCACTACATCATCCCATTGAGATAAATAAAGGGATTATACTGTGCGCCATCCAGGAGATTGAGGCGACTGGCAGAGAAGCAACCGTTAAAAGGATAAGCAAGAAGCTCGGCTGCTCTCCAGGTCGTATTGATGATTGGCTTTCATGA
- a CDS encoding TniB family NTP-binding protein gives MIEHDGLLRIQQVQEERWQPHPYAVRVLEELELVYLQPKISGAPIGRSIIGCSGAGKTTILKHFVEEHRLHESSCPPLFINTPPGPNLNSLLTMILEEVNDFKPTARTASEKLNRTLRILGEIKPPMIIFDEAQNLAEGTDKQSRNCVNAIKTISNNLGIPTIMAGTGALIPVINYDDQYVRRWRPVKLEVYPECQEFVDLVNALVANIPLKKQEGFLAPTAYQKLHKYSQGVIGLLKEVLINATAEAIRDGSERLTIKHIRPIMEID, from the coding sequence ATGATTGAACATGATGGTCTGCTGCGGATACAACAGGTTCAGGAAGAAAGGTGGCAGCCTCATCCATATGCAGTCAGAGTGCTGGAAGAGCTTGAGCTTGTGTACCTGCAACCGAAAATTTCTGGGGCACCTATAGGCCGTTCTATCATCGGATGTTCTGGTGCAGGCAAGACGACAATTCTCAAGCATTTTGTCGAAGAACACCGGCTACATGAGAGCTCATGTCCTCCTCTTTTTATTAACACCCCTCCAGGACCAAATCTAAATTCTTTACTAACCATGATTCTTGAAGAGGTAAATGATTTCAAACCGACTGCAAGAACCGCATCAGAAAAGCTGAATCGAACACTTCGTATTTTGGGTGAAATCAAGCCACCGATGATTATTTTTGATGAAGCCCAAAATCTGGCAGAAGGTACGGATAAACAGTCACGGAATTGTGTTAATGCTATTAAAACGATTAGTAATAACTTGGGGATTCCAACCATTATGGCAGGAACCGGCGCTTTGATTCCGGTGATTAATTATGACGACCAGTATGTGCGACGCTGGCGACCGGTTAAGTTGGAAGTTTATCCAGAATGTCAGGAATTTGTTGATTTGGTTAATGCTCTGGTCGCTAATATTCCTCTGAAGAAACAGGAAGGCTTTCTTGCCCCTACTGCCTATCAAAAACTCCATAAATACAGTCAAGGTGTAATTGGACTGCTTAAAGAGGTGTTGATCAATGCTACGGCTGAAGCAATACGAGATGGGTCTGAACGCCTGACTATTAAACACATTCGACCAATTATGGAAATTGATTGA